From the genome of Arthrobacter russicus:
GCCTTGGGCGCTGTCGCATGCCGGGCCAGCGCCGGAGTCCGGCGCAGCAGCTGCCCGATCGACGGAGCGACATGGCGGCCAAACCAGCCCACCGAGCAGACCGCTCCGGTATCCCGGGGCACTCCGAGCTCGACTCCAAATCGAATATATATCCTATTCTAGGTATTGCACTAGAATATATCTTCTATTATTATTGGTTCATGGGGGTAGTTGTCAGCACCAGCACATTGACCGATCGGCTCAATGCGGTCCGCGACCTGTTCGGCGAGGTTATTGCCGAGCTTGAGCACGCCGTCGGACTCATGCCTCCGGTTGAAATCCTCGATGCGGCGGACGACGTGGAGGCGATATCCCGGCAGGCCGGGTACGCCCAGTTGCTTGCCGCGAAATCGATTGAGGACCAGGTTTTCGCCGATCTGCAGCAGCACAAGCGGTCAGAGTTCCGAAACTGTGCGGAGTTCCTGCAGAGCAGATTGCGGATCCGCCGGAGCGAGGCCCGCCGGCGGTTGAATCTAGGCGCCGCAGTTTTGCCCCGCCGGACCCTCGTTGGTGAGCCGCTTGACGCCAAGTACCGTTTGCTCAATTCGCTTGCTGCGCACGCGGTGACGGATTTGCCGGCCCTCCAGCTGGCAGTAACAGCCCTGGACGAGGCCGCGCTAAAGACCATGTCGAATGCGGAGCAGGCAACGCACCGGCAAACGGCCATGACGGCCCGTGGCCGGACCCTCGAACTGATGGAATCCAGCCTCGCCGAAGCCTTGACCGACCAGGACCCGGATTTCCTGACTCCGTTGATCCGCCGGTGGGACACCCTGATCGACCAGGACGGCATGATTCCGGACGAAGCCGAGCTACGGCACCGGCAGGGCCTGTACCGGCGCGAAACCCGTCGTGGACTCACCCGCTTTGAACTTTGGGCCGACCAGATCCAGACCGAAACCCTACTCACCGTGATGCATGCCGGAAGCAATCCGCGGGCTGGTGCGGCCAAGAGCCGCCCGCTCGACGCACGCAGTCTGCAACAATTTCATCTGGACACCGTGATCAGCGCGTTGCGCCACGCATTCCGCGATCGGGCGCTTCCACAAGCCGGCGGCCAGGCGGCGCAACTCATCGCGACCATCGACTATCAATCCTTAGTCGCACAATCACCAGTCGCACAATCACCAGTCGCACAGTCCCCGGTCGCACAGCCGAAAGACAACCAGCCGGCAGCCGAGGCACCGAGCGTCCAAAGCAAAGCCCGCCTGCAGTTCACCGGCCCGGTGCCGCCCCGCTTGATCCGACGGCTGGCCTGCGATGCCGGCCTTGTCCCGGCTGTCTTGGCCGGTGATGGCGAAGTGCTCGACCTCGGGCGGAAACGACGGCTCTTCTCCCCCGCGCAGCGAGCGGCTCTGATCGCCCGGGACAAGGGTTGCGCATTCCCAGGTTGCACCATTCCGGCGAGTTGGTGCGAAGCCCATCACCTCGAACCTTGGCAACACGGCGGGACGACCTCGGTAGCCAACGGCGCCCTGCTGTGCTCGCATCACCATCATGTGATCCATCTCGGCGAGTGGCGCATCGAACGCGGGGTCCCCGGGCCCCGGGCCGAAGCGGAGCCCGGCAGCGAGTCTCACCAAGGCGGGCCTGGCCAAAGCGGGTCCCACCAAGGCGGGCCTGGCCAAAGCGGGTCCGCTGAAAATCGCTCCCAGCAGCGCAACCGCGTCACCGACCACGACGTCCGAAGCAATCCGGAGCCGGCATCACTCTGGTTCATCCCCCCGCGCTGGATCGATCCGCAGCAGACTCCTCGGCAGAATCATTTCCACCAGCTCTGAATCACTTCTGGAAGCTCTGGATCACTTCCGGAAGCTCCGAGCCGGTGAGCGAACGCACCTCCGGGCCTGCCTCAATCCGCTGGTGTTCGCTGCCAGCACAGCGAACACCAGCGGTCATCCCTGCACCCGCGATGGCTGCGCTGCTACCCTTGGACCATGCGCAATCAGAAGCGGCAAGGCGATCAACTCGCTGCTCTGCGCCGCTTTTTGGGCATTTTCACGGCCCTCGGGCTGTTAGCCGCCGTCGTGCTGCCGTTGCTGGGCCAACAGCAGGTGCTGACCGTGGCGCTGACTGCCGCCACGGTTGCTGCGCTTGCCGCCGGCCTGGCCATGCTGGTCACCCGGCCAAGCGCCCGACCCGCCGCCGTACAACTGGTCAATCGTGATTACCCGGGGCCGGAACGGTTCCGCGTCGCCGATGACCCGCAACTTTCTGGGCGCCCGCAACCGAGAGCGCCCAATTCGTCCTGCTCCGCGTAGCAGGACGTCCCGCAACACTTCCCGACACCTCGCTGCGCGATGCAGTGCCCGGCTGATTCAGTCCGGCGCTGCCGCGAACACCCCCATATTTCCGCAGCGCGCCACCCGCCGCTGCCCCGGCGTCGGCCAGTCGTCGACCCCGGACGGACTTCAGCGAGGACCTCATGAACATCTATGCTTTTCCACCCTTGGCCTGGGCCTTGGAAATCGGTTACCAATTCCTGCACTGGCTCAGCGCAGCCCTCACCCCATTGGCCGGAGGCGCCAGCGCCGGCCTCGCCGTCATCGTGCTCACGATCGTGGTCCGGATGCTGCTGATTCCGGTGGGCCTCTCCCAAGTCCGCGGCGAAATCGGCCGGGCCAGAATTGCTCCGCAGCTGAAGGAGCTGCAACGAAAGCACGGCAAGAACCCGCAGCTGCTCAGTGAAAAGACCCTGGCGCTGTACAAATCCGAAGGCATTTCGATGTTCGCCGGCATCGGACCGGCGCTGCTGCAGACACCGGTTCTGATGGTGGTCTACGGGCTCTTCGTGCTCGGCCAGATTGGCGGGCACAGCAACAGCTTGCTGGAAGCCGGCTTCGGCGGCGCTCCCCTTGGCCAGTCCCTGATCCAGCTGATCTCCACCGGCGGCTTCCTGGCCGGCGGCTGGATTTATCTGGCAGTCATCGCGGTCATCCTCCTGGTCGCCGAACTCAACCGGCGCCGGGCGGCCCGGCTCAGTCTGCTCGGACAGTCCCCGGACACTGCGGCTTTGCCGGGCAGCGGCACGCTGAACCGGATGCTGCCCTGGCTGGCCTACCTCACCGCGGTGACCGCGGTATTCGTCCCGCTCGCGGCAGCGTTGTACCTCATGACGACGACGGTCTGGACTATCGTCGAACGTGCGCTGCTGCGCCGGGTTCTGACCCCTCATCCGGGGCCAGAGCCCTTGCCTGCCTGAGCTGCTCCGGACCGGCTCCGGCGCTGGCGGACTAGCCCAGCTTGACCTTCGGCTCGCCTGCGGCAGTCAACCCGGTTCCGGCACCTGTGCAGGCACCGCCGGTGCCGGACTGGTACGCCTGGCGCAAGCAGTTGCGCAACGCCAGCTGACCCCAGTAGTTCGGGTGCAGCGATTCCTGGATGTAGTAATCGCTGAACGCCGTGCTCACGGTACGGATTTCATTGATCCATTCGCTCACGTCGGAAGCACCCGGACTCTGCCAGCTGCTCAGTGAAGTCTCATTGAGCTTCTTGGTCCCGGTGGCGCACAGTTCACGCCCGGCGAAGAGCTTCGAAACATCCAGGCTGCTGCCATTGCTCAGCTTCGCGCCGGCCAATCCGGCACTGACCGTCGAGTTGATCGTCGGCAGCGCCGTCCGGGCCGCCCAATCCAAGTCCGCATTCCAGAATCCGCAGCCATACGTGCTCTGCCGCGAATAGCCGCTTTCCTGGTACGGGATTTTGTCACTGGTAGGCAGCGGCTGGGGGTAGTTCTGCATGACGATCCGGTAATCCGAATCCGCGTATCCGGCGTTGGCCATCGCGCTGCGGACGTTTTTCAACCCGGCTGAGATCTTGGCGGCGACGTCGGCGGTGTTAGCCGGGGTGAAGTTGGCCTTGACCGAGCTGTCGTCCTTGCAATAACTCGGCGACCACGATGAGGAACCGAGGAATTTGGTCACGCAGGTGGTCACCACATCGGCGAAGTTCAAGTCGTTGCCGCCGATCGAAACCGCGATCGCGGTCACCTTGTTCTGCGCGGCGAAGCGTTGCAACGCGAGCGCTTGGCCGGTGTTGCCTTTGCCATCGTCGTAGAAGTCCAGGCCAGGTTTGAAGTAGCCCTTCGAGTTCGTGTAAGTGGCAGTTTTCGCCCCGGAACATGCCAGATTGAGCGCGTTCGCCACGCCGATCTTGACCTCGGCCGAGGTGGAGCGGTGGCAGCGTTCCGTCGTTTCCCGATCACCGCCGTCCAAGTACGCGCCACTGCCCAGCGCATCGACTTGCGCCGCCTTCGACGAGTTCCCAGCCCATCTTCCGCCCTCACCGGAAATATAGGAGTCCCCCATGCTCACTACCCAAGATGCGCCCGACGGCGGCGCGGCTTGGGCCGGAACAGCCAAACCGAGCGAGCCTAGGGCGAGTGCGGAGGCAGCCGCGAGGGCTGCCGCTGAACGGAAAATCGCAGAACTTTTCATCCGGTACCTGTTCCGACCCTTCGCGTCATTGCGGAGGGTCTGTTCGTCCTTGAACTGACAGTTACTATCCGAGCCGTCTCCAGCTAACCGGAGCCTACCGGCAAGTTACCGGCGAGTAAACAACTGCCACATATCCCGTGGAGCGGATAGATTCGAATCCATGAAGACTTTGTTGTGGTTGCGCGACGACCTCAGATTGCAGGACAACCCGGCGCTGGCGGCGGCCGCTGCTGCCGGCGAGATCGCCGTGGTCTATCTCCTCGACGAAGAATCCCCTGGAATCCGCCCCTTGGGCGGTGCCGCCCGGTGGTGGCTGCACCATTCATTGGAATCCCTGGCCACCACGCTGGCCGAAGCCGGCGGATCGTTGATCCTGCGCCGTGGCCGAGCCGCGGAGGCGATTCCGGGACTCGCCCGGGAAATCGGGGCCGAGGCGGTCTTCTGGAACCGGCGTTACGGCGGTGCCGAGCGTCAGGTCGATGCGCAACTGAAATCCGCACTCCGAACGGCCGGCCTGCAGGTTGCGAGCTTTCAGGCGAATCTGCTGTTCGAACCGTGGACCATGCAGACCGGGACCGGTGGCCATTACAAGGTTTTCACCCCATTTTGGCGGGCCTGCCGGGAAGCCGCCGAACCCCGCCCACCGGTCGCGGAGCCCGGCCGGATCCGGGGCATTAGCGCAGCCGGTGACGAATTGGCCGCCTGGCAGCTGCTGCCCCGGAACCCGGACTGGGCCTCGGAGTTCTCCGGGATCTGGACTCCCGGCGAGCCCGGTGCGCAACGGCGCCTGGCCGAGTTCTTGGATCGCAACGCCCAGGCTTATGCCGTCGGGCGCGACGAGCCAGGCCTTGAGGCGACCAGCAGGCTCAGCCCGCATCTGCGGTTCGGCGAACTGAGCCCGTTCCAAATCTGGTCCGCGCTCCAGGGTTCCCCGGGGATTGCAGCCGAAGACGAACGGACCTTCCGCAGCGAAGTCGGCTGGCGGGAATTCTGTTGGCACTTGCTGTACCA
Proteins encoded in this window:
- a CDS encoding HNH endonuclease signature motif containing protein; its protein translation is MGVVVSTSTLTDRLNAVRDLFGEVIAELEHAVGLMPPVEILDAADDVEAISRQAGYAQLLAAKSIEDQVFADLQQHKRSEFRNCAEFLQSRLRIRRSEARRRLNLGAAVLPRRTLVGEPLDAKYRLLNSLAAHAVTDLPALQLAVTALDEAALKTMSNAEQATHRQTAMTARGRTLELMESSLAEALTDQDPDFLTPLIRRWDTLIDQDGMIPDEAELRHRQGLYRRETRRGLTRFELWADQIQTETLLTVMHAGSNPRAGAAKSRPLDARSLQQFHLDTVISALRHAFRDRALPQAGGQAAQLIATIDYQSLVAQSPVAQSPVAQSPVAQPKDNQPAAEAPSVQSKARLQFTGPVPPRLIRRLACDAGLVPAVLAGDGEVLDLGRKRRLFSPAQRAALIARDKGCAFPGCTIPASWCEAHHLEPWQHGGTTSVANGALLCSHHHHVIHLGEWRIERGVPGPRAEAEPGSESHQGGPGQSGSHQGGPGQSGSAENRSQQRNRVTDHDVRSNPEPASLWFIPPRWIDPQQTPRQNHFHQL
- a CDS encoding cryptochrome/photolyase family protein; translated protein: MKTLLWLRDDLRLQDNPALAAAAAAGEIAVVYLLDEESPGIRPLGGAARWWLHHSLESLATTLAEAGGSLILRRGRAAEAIPGLAREIGAEAVFWNRRYGGAERQVDAQLKSALRTAGLQVASFQANLLFEPWTMQTGTGGHYKVFTPFWRACREAAEPRPPVAEPGRIRGISAAGDELAAWQLLPRNPDWASEFSGIWTPGEPGAQRRLAEFLDRNAQAYAVGRDEPGLEATSRLSPHLRFGELSPFQIWSALQGSPGIAAEDERTFRSEVGWREFCWHLLYHHPDLADRNYRSDFDAFAWQPASDAELAAWQQGNTGYPLVDAGMRQLWQTGWMHNRVRMVVASFLVKNLLIDWRAGEQWFWDTLVDADAASNPANWQWVAGSGADAAPYFRVFNPVTQSKKFDADGKYLRSFLPELAGLPAPVIHEPWKHPTALDEMPLDYPEPLVELGPSRQRALDAYARLRDGNVPGAAPS
- a CDS encoding YidC/Oxa1 family membrane protein insertase; translated protein: MNIYAFPPLAWALEIGYQFLHWLSAALTPLAGGASAGLAVIVLTIVVRMLLIPVGLSQVRGEIGRARIAPQLKELQRKHGKNPQLLSEKTLALYKSEGISMFAGIGPALLQTPVLMVVYGLFVLGQIGGHSNSLLEAGFGGAPLGQSLIQLISTGGFLAGGWIYLAVIAVILLVAELNRRRAARLSLLGQSPDTAALPGSGTLNRMLPWLAYLTAVTAVFVPLAAALYLMTTTVWTIVERALLRRVLTPHPGPEPLPA